From Columba livia isolate bColLiv1 breed racing homer chromosome 5, bColLiv1.pat.W.v2, whole genome shotgun sequence, one genomic window encodes:
- the ATG13 gene encoding autophagy-related protein 13 isoform X7, translating into MLPYAMDTDLSSQDRKDLDKFIKFFALKTVQVIVQARLGEKICTRSSSSPTGSDWFNLAIKDIPEVTHEAKKALAGQLPAVGRSMCVEISLKTSEGDSMELEIWCLEMNEKCDKEIKVSYTVYNRLSLLLKSLLAITRVTPAYRLSRKQGHEYVILYRIYFGEVQLSGLGEGFQTVRVGTVGTPVGTITLSCAYRINLAFMSTRQFERTPPIMGIIIDHFVDRPYPSSSPMHPCNYRAGEDNGAVYPSVEDSQEVCTTSFSTSPPSQPAALGVGSADMGYPVLFAGGLNAAHPHQLLGPGKEGGVPPVPSQPAHGTQADQERMCTPLDGVHYSAATPSSSEDTETVSNSSEGKSGSPHDLLETIFIRKVGAFVNKPINQVTMANLDIPFAMFAPKNVELEDNDPMVNPPDSPETESPLQGSLHSEGSSGSSTGNTHDDFVMIDFKPAFSKDDILPMDLGTFYREFQNPPQLSSLSIDIGAQSMAEDLDSLPEKLAVHEKNVKEFDAFVETLQ; encoded by the exons AT GTTGCCATATGCAATGGACACTGATCTCAGTTCCCAGGACAGGAAGGACCTGGACAAGTTCATCaaattttttgctttaaag ACGGTACAAGTAATTGTCCAGGCCCGACTTGGAGAGAAAATCTGTACCCGATCATCGTCCTCCCCAACAGGCTCTGACTGG tTCAACTTAGCAATCAAAGATATACCAGAGGTTACTCATGAAGCAAAGAAGGCCCTGGCAGGACAACTGCCCGCTGTTGGACGGTCTATGTGCGTGGAGATTTCTCTCAAAACCTCAGAG GGGGACTCCATGGAGCTTGAAATTTGGTGTCtagaaatgaatgaaaa GTGCGACAAAGAAATCAAAGTTTCATACACTGTATACAACAGgctgtctctgctgctgaagtCTTTGCTTGCTATAACCAGGGTGACTCCAGCCTACAGACTCTCAAGGAAACAAGGCCATGAATATGTAATATTGTACAG gATATATTTCGGCGAAGTACAACTGAGTGGCTTGGGCGAAG GTTTCCAGACAGTCCGTGTTGGGACAGTGGGTACTCCAGTGGGCACCATCACTTTGTCTTGTGCCTACAGAATCAACCTTGCTTTCATGTCAACCAG GCAGTTTGAGAGGACCCCTCCTATCATGGGGATTATCATTGATCACTTTGTGGACCGTCCCTATCCCAGCTCTTCACCCATGCATCCCTGCAATTACAG AGCTGGTGAGGACAATGGTGCAGTATACCCCTCAGTGGAAGATTCCCAAGAAGTGTGCACCACGTCTTTTTCCACCTCTCCTCCATCTCAG CCTGCTGCCCTGGGAGTTGGATCAGCTGACATGGGGTATCCTGTACTCTTTGCTGGTGGCTTGAACGCTGCACACCCTCACCAG TTGCTCGGTCCAGGCAAAGAGGGGGGAGTTCCCCCAGTTCCTAGCCAGCCAGCACATGGCACTCAAGCTGACCAAGAGAGGATGTGCACCCCACTGGATGGAGTCCACTACTCAGCAGCTACTCCTTCTAGTAG TGAGGACACAGAAACGGTATCAAACAGCAGTGAAGGGAAGAGTGGCTCCCCACATGACCTTTTGGAGACCATCTTTATCCGGAAGGTGGGAGCTTTTGTCAACAAACCCATTAACCAG GTGACCATGGCCAACTTAGACATTCCTTTTGCCATGTTTGCTCCCAAGAATGTTGAGCTGGAAGATAACGACCCCATG GTCAATCCTCCTGACTCCCCAGAAACCGAATCTCCTCTACAAGGCAGCTTACACTCGGAGGgctccagtggcagcagcacagggaacaCCCATGATGACTTTGTTATGATTGACTTT AAACCAGCATTTTCAAAAGATGACATTCTTCCAATGGACCTGGGGACGTTTTACCGTGAGTTTCAGAACCCCCCTCAACTCAGCAGCCTCTCCATTGACATTGGAGCGCAGTCCATGGCAGAGGATTTG GATTCGTTACCAGAGAAGCTGGCAGTCCATGAGAAAAACGTCAAAGAGTTTGATGCCTTTGTAGAAACCTTGCAGTGa
- the ATG13 gene encoding autophagy-related protein 13 isoform X10 produces MLPYAMDTDLSSQDRKDLDKFIKFFALKTVQVIVQARLGEKICTRSSSSPTGSDWFNLAIKDIPEVTHEAKKALAGQLPAVGRSMCVEISLKTSEGDSMELEIWCLEMNEKCDKEIKVSYTVYNRLSLLLKSLLAITRVTPAYRLSRKQGHEYVILYRIYFGEVQLSGLGEGFQTVRVGTVGTPVGTITLSCAYRINLAFMSTRQFERTPPIMGIIIDHFVDRPYPSSSPMHPCNYRAGEDNGAVYPSVEDSQEVCTTSFSTSPPSQLLGPGKEGGVPPVPSQPAHGTQADQERMCTPLDGVHYSAATPSSSEDTETVSNSSEGKSGSPHDLLETIFIRKVGAFVNKPINQVTMANLDIPFAMFAPKNVELEDNDPMVNPPDSPETESPLQGSLHSEGSSGSSTGNTHDDFVMIDFKPAFSKDDILPMDLGTFYREFQNPPQLSSLSIDIGAQSMAEDLDSLPEKLAVHEKNVKEFDAFVETLQ; encoded by the exons AT GTTGCCATATGCAATGGACACTGATCTCAGTTCCCAGGACAGGAAGGACCTGGACAAGTTCATCaaattttttgctttaaag ACGGTACAAGTAATTGTCCAGGCCCGACTTGGAGAGAAAATCTGTACCCGATCATCGTCCTCCCCAACAGGCTCTGACTGG tTCAACTTAGCAATCAAAGATATACCAGAGGTTACTCATGAAGCAAAGAAGGCCCTGGCAGGACAACTGCCCGCTGTTGGACGGTCTATGTGCGTGGAGATTTCTCTCAAAACCTCAGAG GGGGACTCCATGGAGCTTGAAATTTGGTGTCtagaaatgaatgaaaa GTGCGACAAAGAAATCAAAGTTTCATACACTGTATACAACAGgctgtctctgctgctgaagtCTTTGCTTGCTATAACCAGGGTGACTCCAGCCTACAGACTCTCAAGGAAACAAGGCCATGAATATGTAATATTGTACAG gATATATTTCGGCGAAGTACAACTGAGTGGCTTGGGCGAAG GTTTCCAGACAGTCCGTGTTGGGACAGTGGGTACTCCAGTGGGCACCATCACTTTGTCTTGTGCCTACAGAATCAACCTTGCTTTCATGTCAACCAG GCAGTTTGAGAGGACCCCTCCTATCATGGGGATTATCATTGATCACTTTGTGGACCGTCCCTATCCCAGCTCTTCACCCATGCATCCCTGCAATTACAG AGCTGGTGAGGACAATGGTGCAGTATACCCCTCAGTGGAAGATTCCCAAGAAGTGTGCACCACGTCTTTTTCCACCTCTCCTCCATCTCAG TTGCTCGGTCCAGGCAAAGAGGGGGGAGTTCCCCCAGTTCCTAGCCAGCCAGCACATGGCACTCAAGCTGACCAAGAGAGGATGTGCACCCCACTGGATGGAGTCCACTACTCAGCAGCTACTCCTTCTAGTAG TGAGGACACAGAAACGGTATCAAACAGCAGTGAAGGGAAGAGTGGCTCCCCACATGACCTTTTGGAGACCATCTTTATCCGGAAGGTGGGAGCTTTTGTCAACAAACCCATTAACCAG GTGACCATGGCCAACTTAGACATTCCTTTTGCCATGTTTGCTCCCAAGAATGTTGAGCTGGAAGATAACGACCCCATG GTCAATCCTCCTGACTCCCCAGAAACCGAATCTCCTCTACAAGGCAGCTTACACTCGGAGGgctccagtggcagcagcacagggaacaCCCATGATGACTTTGTTATGATTGACTTT AAACCAGCATTTTCAAAAGATGACATTCTTCCAATGGACCTGGGGACGTTTTACCGTGAGTTTCAGAACCCCCCTCAACTCAGCAGCCTCTCCATTGACATTGGAGCGCAGTCCATGGCAGAGGATTTG GATTCGTTACCAGAGAAGCTGGCAGTCCATGAGAAAAACGTCAAAGAGTTTGATGCCTTTGTAGAAACCTTGCAGTGa
- the ATG13 gene encoding autophagy-related protein 13 isoform X12, whose amino-acid sequence MLPYAMDTDLSSQDRKDLDKFIKFFALKTVQVIVQARLGEKICTRSSSSPTGSDWFNLAIKDIPEVTHEAKKALAGQLPAVGRSMCVEISLKTSEGDSMELEIWCLEMNEKCDKEIKVSYTVYNRLSLLLKSLLAITRVTPAYRLSRKQGHEYVILYRIYFGEVQLSGLGEGFQTVRVGTVGTPVGTITLSCAYRINLAFMSTRQFERTPPIMGIIIDHFVDRPYPSSSPMHPCNYRAGEDNGAVYPSVEDSQEVCTTSFSTSPPSQLLGPGKEGGVPPVPSQPAHGTQADQERMCTPLDGVHYSAATPSSSEDTETVSNSSEGKSGSPHDLLETIFIRKVGAFVNKPINQVNPPDSPETESPLQGSLHSEGSSGSSTGNTHDDFVMIDFKPAFSKDDILPMDLGTFYREFQNPPQLSSLSIDIGAQSMAEDLDSLPEKLAVHEKNVKEFDAFVETLQ is encoded by the exons AT GTTGCCATATGCAATGGACACTGATCTCAGTTCCCAGGACAGGAAGGACCTGGACAAGTTCATCaaattttttgctttaaag ACGGTACAAGTAATTGTCCAGGCCCGACTTGGAGAGAAAATCTGTACCCGATCATCGTCCTCCCCAACAGGCTCTGACTGG tTCAACTTAGCAATCAAAGATATACCAGAGGTTACTCATGAAGCAAAGAAGGCCCTGGCAGGACAACTGCCCGCTGTTGGACGGTCTATGTGCGTGGAGATTTCTCTCAAAACCTCAGAG GGGGACTCCATGGAGCTTGAAATTTGGTGTCtagaaatgaatgaaaa GTGCGACAAAGAAATCAAAGTTTCATACACTGTATACAACAGgctgtctctgctgctgaagtCTTTGCTTGCTATAACCAGGGTGACTCCAGCCTACAGACTCTCAAGGAAACAAGGCCATGAATATGTAATATTGTACAG gATATATTTCGGCGAAGTACAACTGAGTGGCTTGGGCGAAG GTTTCCAGACAGTCCGTGTTGGGACAGTGGGTACTCCAGTGGGCACCATCACTTTGTCTTGTGCCTACAGAATCAACCTTGCTTTCATGTCAACCAG GCAGTTTGAGAGGACCCCTCCTATCATGGGGATTATCATTGATCACTTTGTGGACCGTCCCTATCCCAGCTCTTCACCCATGCATCCCTGCAATTACAG AGCTGGTGAGGACAATGGTGCAGTATACCCCTCAGTGGAAGATTCCCAAGAAGTGTGCACCACGTCTTTTTCCACCTCTCCTCCATCTCAG TTGCTCGGTCCAGGCAAAGAGGGGGGAGTTCCCCCAGTTCCTAGCCAGCCAGCACATGGCACTCAAGCTGACCAAGAGAGGATGTGCACCCCACTGGATGGAGTCCACTACTCAGCAGCTACTCCTTCTAGTAG TGAGGACACAGAAACGGTATCAAACAGCAGTGAAGGGAAGAGTGGCTCCCCACATGACCTTTTGGAGACCATCTTTATCCGGAAGGTGGGAGCTTTTGTCAACAAACCCATTAACCAG GTCAATCCTCCTGACTCCCCAGAAACCGAATCTCCTCTACAAGGCAGCTTACACTCGGAGGgctccagtggcagcagcacagggaacaCCCATGATGACTTTGTTATGATTGACTTT AAACCAGCATTTTCAAAAGATGACATTCTTCCAATGGACCTGGGGACGTTTTACCGTGAGTTTCAGAACCCCCCTCAACTCAGCAGCCTCTCCATTGACATTGGAGCGCAGTCCATGGCAGAGGATTTG GATTCGTTACCAGAGAAGCTGGCAGTCCATGAGAAAAACGTCAAAGAGTTTGATGCCTTTGTAGAAACCTTGCAGTGa
- the ATG13 gene encoding autophagy-related protein 13 isoform X4, whose product MLPYAMDTDLSSQDRKDLDKFIKFFALKTVQVIVQARLGEKICTRSSSSPTGSDWFNLAIKDIPEVTHEAKKALAGQLPAVGRSMCVEISLKTSEGDSMELEIWCLEMNEKCDKEIKVSYTVYNRLSLLLKSLLAITRVTPAYRLSRKQGHEYVILYRIYFGEVQLSGLGEGFQTVRVGTVGTPVGTITLSCAYRINLAFMSTRQFERTPPIMGIIIDHFVDRPYPSSSPMHPCNYRAGEDNGAVYPSVEDSQEVCTTSFSTSPPSQCVFTVTKTHFQTPPPVVTDTLKVPVMGLAFSHQLSSSRLSYQPAALGVGSADMGYPVLFAGGLNAAHPHQLLGPGKEGGVPPVPSQPAHGTQADQERMCTPLDGVHYSAATPSSSEDTETVSNSSEGKSGSPHDLLETIFIRKVGAFVNKPINQVNPPDSPETESPLQGSLHSEGSSGSSTGNTHDDFVMIDFKPAFSKDDILPMDLGTFYREFQNPPQLSSLSIDIGAQSMAEDLDSLPEKLAVHEKNVKEFDAFVETLQ is encoded by the exons AT GTTGCCATATGCAATGGACACTGATCTCAGTTCCCAGGACAGGAAGGACCTGGACAAGTTCATCaaattttttgctttaaag ACGGTACAAGTAATTGTCCAGGCCCGACTTGGAGAGAAAATCTGTACCCGATCATCGTCCTCCCCAACAGGCTCTGACTGG tTCAACTTAGCAATCAAAGATATACCAGAGGTTACTCATGAAGCAAAGAAGGCCCTGGCAGGACAACTGCCCGCTGTTGGACGGTCTATGTGCGTGGAGATTTCTCTCAAAACCTCAGAG GGGGACTCCATGGAGCTTGAAATTTGGTGTCtagaaatgaatgaaaa GTGCGACAAAGAAATCAAAGTTTCATACACTGTATACAACAGgctgtctctgctgctgaagtCTTTGCTTGCTATAACCAGGGTGACTCCAGCCTACAGACTCTCAAGGAAACAAGGCCATGAATATGTAATATTGTACAG gATATATTTCGGCGAAGTACAACTGAGTGGCTTGGGCGAAG GTTTCCAGACAGTCCGTGTTGGGACAGTGGGTACTCCAGTGGGCACCATCACTTTGTCTTGTGCCTACAGAATCAACCTTGCTTTCATGTCAACCAG GCAGTTTGAGAGGACCCCTCCTATCATGGGGATTATCATTGATCACTTTGTGGACCGTCCCTATCCCAGCTCTTCACCCATGCATCCCTGCAATTACAG AGCTGGTGAGGACAATGGTGCAGTATACCCCTCAGTGGAAGATTCCCAAGAAGTGTGCACCACGTCTTTTTCCACCTCTCCTCCATCTCAG tgtgtttttactgtcaCAAAGACACATTTTCAGACCCCTCCTCCTGTGGTGACGGACACCTTGAAGGTCCCAGTGATGGGACTGGCCTTTTCACATCAA ctTTCCAGCTCTCGTCTTTCCTATCAGCCTGCTGCCCTGGGAGTTGGATCAGCTGACATGGGGTATCCTGTACTCTTTGCTGGTGGCTTGAACGCTGCACACCCTCACCAG TTGCTCGGTCCAGGCAAAGAGGGGGGAGTTCCCCCAGTTCCTAGCCAGCCAGCACATGGCACTCAAGCTGACCAAGAGAGGATGTGCACCCCACTGGATGGAGTCCACTACTCAGCAGCTACTCCTTCTAGTAG TGAGGACACAGAAACGGTATCAAACAGCAGTGAAGGGAAGAGTGGCTCCCCACATGACCTTTTGGAGACCATCTTTATCCGGAAGGTGGGAGCTTTTGTCAACAAACCCATTAACCAG GTCAATCCTCCTGACTCCCCAGAAACCGAATCTCCTCTACAAGGCAGCTTACACTCGGAGGgctccagtggcagcagcacagggaacaCCCATGATGACTTTGTTATGATTGACTTT AAACCAGCATTTTCAAAAGATGACATTCTTCCAATGGACCTGGGGACGTTTTACCGTGAGTTTCAGAACCCCCCTCAACTCAGCAGCCTCTCCATTGACATTGGAGCGCAGTCCATGGCAGAGGATTTG GATTCGTTACCAGAGAAGCTGGCAGTCCATGAGAAAAACGTCAAAGAGTTTGATGCCTTTGTAGAAACCTTGCAGTGa
- the ATG13 gene encoding autophagy-related protein 13 isoform X3: protein MLPYAMDTDLSSQDRKDLDKFIKFFALKTVQVIVQARLGEKICTRSSSSPTGSDWFNLAIKDIPEVTHEAKKALAGQLPAVGRSMCVEISLKTSEGDSMELEIWCLEMNEKCDKEIKVSYTVYNRLSLLLKSLLAITRVTPAYRLSRKQGHEYVILYRIYFGEVQLSGLGEGFQTVRVGTVGTPVGTITLSCAYRINLAFMSTRQFERTPPIMGIIIDHFVDRPYPSSSPMHPCNYRAGEDNGAVYPSVEDSQEVCTTSFSTSPPSQCVFTVTKTHFQTPPPVVTDTLKVPVMGLAFSHQPAALGVGSADMGYPVLFAGGLNAAHPHQLLGPGKEGGVPPVPSQPAHGTQADQERMCTPLDGVHYSAATPSSSEDTETVSNSSEGKSGSPHDLLETIFIRKVGAFVNKPINQVTMANLDIPFAMFAPKNVELEDNDPMVNPPDSPETESPLQGSLHSEGSSGSSTGNTHDDFVMIDFKPAFSKDDILPMDLGTFYREFQNPPQLSSLSIDIGAQSMAEDLDSLPEKLAVHEKNVKEFDAFVETLQ from the exons AT GTTGCCATATGCAATGGACACTGATCTCAGTTCCCAGGACAGGAAGGACCTGGACAAGTTCATCaaattttttgctttaaag ACGGTACAAGTAATTGTCCAGGCCCGACTTGGAGAGAAAATCTGTACCCGATCATCGTCCTCCCCAACAGGCTCTGACTGG tTCAACTTAGCAATCAAAGATATACCAGAGGTTACTCATGAAGCAAAGAAGGCCCTGGCAGGACAACTGCCCGCTGTTGGACGGTCTATGTGCGTGGAGATTTCTCTCAAAACCTCAGAG GGGGACTCCATGGAGCTTGAAATTTGGTGTCtagaaatgaatgaaaa GTGCGACAAAGAAATCAAAGTTTCATACACTGTATACAACAGgctgtctctgctgctgaagtCTTTGCTTGCTATAACCAGGGTGACTCCAGCCTACAGACTCTCAAGGAAACAAGGCCATGAATATGTAATATTGTACAG gATATATTTCGGCGAAGTACAACTGAGTGGCTTGGGCGAAG GTTTCCAGACAGTCCGTGTTGGGACAGTGGGTACTCCAGTGGGCACCATCACTTTGTCTTGTGCCTACAGAATCAACCTTGCTTTCATGTCAACCAG GCAGTTTGAGAGGACCCCTCCTATCATGGGGATTATCATTGATCACTTTGTGGACCGTCCCTATCCCAGCTCTTCACCCATGCATCCCTGCAATTACAG AGCTGGTGAGGACAATGGTGCAGTATACCCCTCAGTGGAAGATTCCCAAGAAGTGTGCACCACGTCTTTTTCCACCTCTCCTCCATCTCAG tgtgtttttactgtcaCAAAGACACATTTTCAGACCCCTCCTCCTGTGGTGACGGACACCTTGAAGGTCCCAGTGATGGGACTGGCCTTTTCACATCAA CCTGCTGCCCTGGGAGTTGGATCAGCTGACATGGGGTATCCTGTACTCTTTGCTGGTGGCTTGAACGCTGCACACCCTCACCAG TTGCTCGGTCCAGGCAAAGAGGGGGGAGTTCCCCCAGTTCCTAGCCAGCCAGCACATGGCACTCAAGCTGACCAAGAGAGGATGTGCACCCCACTGGATGGAGTCCACTACTCAGCAGCTACTCCTTCTAGTAG TGAGGACACAGAAACGGTATCAAACAGCAGTGAAGGGAAGAGTGGCTCCCCACATGACCTTTTGGAGACCATCTTTATCCGGAAGGTGGGAGCTTTTGTCAACAAACCCATTAACCAG GTGACCATGGCCAACTTAGACATTCCTTTTGCCATGTTTGCTCCCAAGAATGTTGAGCTGGAAGATAACGACCCCATG GTCAATCCTCCTGACTCCCCAGAAACCGAATCTCCTCTACAAGGCAGCTTACACTCGGAGGgctccagtggcagcagcacagggaacaCCCATGATGACTTTGTTATGATTGACTTT AAACCAGCATTTTCAAAAGATGACATTCTTCCAATGGACCTGGGGACGTTTTACCGTGAGTTTCAGAACCCCCCTCAACTCAGCAGCCTCTCCATTGACATTGGAGCGCAGTCCATGGCAGAGGATTTG GATTCGTTACCAGAGAAGCTGGCAGTCCATGAGAAAAACGTCAAAGAGTTTGATGCCTTTGTAGAAACCTTGCAGTGa
- the ATG13 gene encoding autophagy-related protein 13 isoform X5: MLPYAMDTDLSSQDRKDLDKFIKFFALKTVQVIVQARLGEKICTRSSSSPTGSDWFNLAIKDIPEVTHEAKKALAGQLPAVGRSMCVEISLKTSEGDSMELEIWCLEMNEKCDKEIKVSYTVYNRLSLLLKSLLAITRVTPAYRLSRKQGHEYVILYRIYFGEVQLSGLGEGFQTVRVGTVGTPVGTITLSCAYRINLAFMSTRQFERTPPIMGIIIDHFVDRPYPSSSPMHPCNYRAGEDNGAVYPSVEDSQEVCTTSFSTSPPSQLSSSRLSYQPAALGVGSADMGYPVLFAGGLNAAHPHQLLGPGKEGGVPPVPSQPAHGTQADQERMCTPLDGVHYSAATPSSSEDTETVSNSSEGKSGSPHDLLETIFIRKVGAFVNKPINQVTMANLDIPFAMFAPKNVELEDNDPMVNPPDSPETESPLQGSLHSEGSSGSSTGNTHDDFVMIDFKPAFSKDDILPMDLGTFYREFQNPPQLSSLSIDIGAQSMAEDLDSLPEKLAVHEKNVKEFDAFVETLQ, translated from the exons AT GTTGCCATATGCAATGGACACTGATCTCAGTTCCCAGGACAGGAAGGACCTGGACAAGTTCATCaaattttttgctttaaag ACGGTACAAGTAATTGTCCAGGCCCGACTTGGAGAGAAAATCTGTACCCGATCATCGTCCTCCCCAACAGGCTCTGACTGG tTCAACTTAGCAATCAAAGATATACCAGAGGTTACTCATGAAGCAAAGAAGGCCCTGGCAGGACAACTGCCCGCTGTTGGACGGTCTATGTGCGTGGAGATTTCTCTCAAAACCTCAGAG GGGGACTCCATGGAGCTTGAAATTTGGTGTCtagaaatgaatgaaaa GTGCGACAAAGAAATCAAAGTTTCATACACTGTATACAACAGgctgtctctgctgctgaagtCTTTGCTTGCTATAACCAGGGTGACTCCAGCCTACAGACTCTCAAGGAAACAAGGCCATGAATATGTAATATTGTACAG gATATATTTCGGCGAAGTACAACTGAGTGGCTTGGGCGAAG GTTTCCAGACAGTCCGTGTTGGGACAGTGGGTACTCCAGTGGGCACCATCACTTTGTCTTGTGCCTACAGAATCAACCTTGCTTTCATGTCAACCAG GCAGTTTGAGAGGACCCCTCCTATCATGGGGATTATCATTGATCACTTTGTGGACCGTCCCTATCCCAGCTCTTCACCCATGCATCCCTGCAATTACAG AGCTGGTGAGGACAATGGTGCAGTATACCCCTCAGTGGAAGATTCCCAAGAAGTGTGCACCACGTCTTTTTCCACCTCTCCTCCATCTCAG ctTTCCAGCTCTCGTCTTTCCTATCAGCCTGCTGCCCTGGGAGTTGGATCAGCTGACATGGGGTATCCTGTACTCTTTGCTGGTGGCTTGAACGCTGCACACCCTCACCAG TTGCTCGGTCCAGGCAAAGAGGGGGGAGTTCCCCCAGTTCCTAGCCAGCCAGCACATGGCACTCAAGCTGACCAAGAGAGGATGTGCACCCCACTGGATGGAGTCCACTACTCAGCAGCTACTCCTTCTAGTAG TGAGGACACAGAAACGGTATCAAACAGCAGTGAAGGGAAGAGTGGCTCCCCACATGACCTTTTGGAGACCATCTTTATCCGGAAGGTGGGAGCTTTTGTCAACAAACCCATTAACCAG GTGACCATGGCCAACTTAGACATTCCTTTTGCCATGTTTGCTCCCAAGAATGTTGAGCTGGAAGATAACGACCCCATG GTCAATCCTCCTGACTCCCCAGAAACCGAATCTCCTCTACAAGGCAGCTTACACTCGGAGGgctccagtggcagcagcacagggaacaCCCATGATGACTTTGTTATGATTGACTTT AAACCAGCATTTTCAAAAGATGACATTCTTCCAATGGACCTGGGGACGTTTTACCGTGAGTTTCAGAACCCCCCTCAACTCAGCAGCCTCTCCATTGACATTGGAGCGCAGTCCATGGCAGAGGATTTG GATTCGTTACCAGAGAAGCTGGCAGTCCATGAGAAAAACGTCAAAGAGTTTGATGCCTTTGTAGAAACCTTGCAGTGa